The Ahaetulla prasina isolate Xishuangbanna chromosome 3, ASM2864084v1, whole genome shotgun sequence genome window below encodes:
- the SDCBP gene encoding syntenin-1 yields the protein MSLYPSLEDLKVDKVIQAQTSFASNPANPAILSEASAPILQDGNLYPKLYPELSQYMGISLNDEEIQRNLTMVPANSQGLVARPSASDYMVAPVTGNDVGIRRAEIKQGIHELILCKDQEGKIGLRLKSVDNGVFVQLVQANSPAALAGLRFGDQILQINGENCAGWSSDKAHKILKQVSGERISMIIRDRPFERTITMHKDSTGHVGFIFKNGKITSIVKDSSAARNGLLTEHSICEINGQNVIGLKDSQIADILSTAGNVVTITIMPSQIFEHIIKRMASSIMKSLMDHTIPEV from the exons GCTCAGACATCCTTTGCTTCAAACCCAGCTAACCCAGCAATTCTATCTGAAGCTTCAGCACCCATCTTACAAGATGGAA atttatatcctAAACTGTATCCTGAACTTTCCCAGTATATGGGTATAAGTTTGAATGATGAGGAAATTCAGAGAAACCTGACAATGGTTCCTGCAAATTCACAGGGG CTTGTTGCAAGACCTTCTGCATCAGATTACATGGTAGCTCCAGTAACTGGAAATGATGTTGGAATTCGTCGAGCAGAAATTAAGCAGGGGATCCATGAACTGATCTTGTGTAAAGATCAGGAAGGAAAAATTGGTCTTCGTCTTAAGTCAGTGGACAAT GGTGTCTTTGTtcagctggttcaggcaaactccCCAGCCGCACTGGCTGGCCTGCGATTTGGAGACCAGATTCTACAAATCAATGGTGAAAATTGTGCTGGATGGAGTTCTGATAAAgctcataaaatattaaaacaagttTCTGGAGAGAGAATTTCCATGATTATTCGAGACAG gCCTTTTGAACGGACTATTACCATGCACAAGGACAGTACAGGACATGTTGGCTTTATTTTCAAAAATGGGAAAATAACTTCAATAGTAAAGGATAGTTCTGCTGCAAGAAATGGACTTCTTACTGAACACAGCATTTGTGAAATTAATGGACAGAATGTAATTGGTCTGAAG GATTCCCAGATTGCGGACATATTATCAACAGCTGGAAATGTAGTGACCATTACTATCATGCCTTCCCAGATCTTTGAACACATAATAAAAAG gaTGGCTTCAAGCATTATGAAAAGCTTGATGGATCATACTATTCCTGAAGTCTAA